One stretch of Fictibacillus sp. b24 DNA includes these proteins:
- a CDS encoding MBL fold metallo-hydrolase, whose amino-acid sequence MTKKATIIPIILPTPFDVGPVNCVLLKGDAVTLVDSGAKTEESREILISSLKEHGLTFKDLDQYICTHYHPDHAGLSKEIQDFGVPTLMLQEAVPYVSVDREFTEWAESFYMNLYDSFGVPNSLGRIELVKLRKYRTFSNPFVPDILPAPGDAVPGHEGFVFLKTPGHAPDHLSLYSESEGILIGGDVLLPHISSNALLEPPPMGGTERPKTLLQYRETLQHLLALHLEMVYPGHGEPFTNAHDLIRKRLLDHNERAKALEHLLSDEPLTVFELCARLFPKLYEKQLGLVVSEVAGHLDLLESEGRVSIDKEEATFYYRRTGVVR is encoded by the coding sequence ATGACGAAAAAAGCAACCATAATCCCGATCATTTTGCCTACACCATTTGATGTAGGGCCTGTCAACTGTGTCCTCCTAAAAGGTGATGCAGTTACACTTGTTGATTCCGGTGCAAAAACAGAAGAAAGCAGAGAAATTCTTATTTCTTCCCTAAAGGAACACGGACTCACTTTTAAAGATCTAGATCAATATATTTGTACACACTATCACCCGGACCATGCCGGACTGTCAAAAGAGATTCAGGATTTTGGTGTTCCTACACTCATGCTGCAAGAAGCTGTTCCTTATGTTAGCGTGGACCGTGAATTTACGGAGTGGGCAGAATCGTTTTATATGAACCTTTATGATTCTTTTGGAGTACCCAATTCACTAGGCAGAATCGAATTGGTAAAGCTCCGTAAATATCGAACGTTTTCAAACCCATTCGTTCCTGATATTCTTCCCGCACCAGGGGATGCGGTTCCTGGTCATGAAGGATTTGTCTTTTTAAAGACGCCTGGTCATGCGCCAGACCATCTGTCGCTTTACAGTGAAAGTGAAGGAATCTTAATCGGCGGTGACGTTCTTTTGCCGCATATTTCATCCAATGCTCTCTTAGAACCGCCACCAATGGGTGGAACCGAGCGTCCTAAAACGCTGCTTCAATACCGTGAGACTCTTCAACATCTTTTAGCGTTACATTTAGAAATGGTTTATCCTGGTCATGGCGAACCTTTTACGAACGCTCACGATTTAATCAGGAAAAGACTTCTCGATCATAATGAGCGGGCAAAAGCTCTTGAACATTTGTTAAGTGATGAGCCTTTGACCGTATTTGAGCTGTGTGCACGTCTTTTTCCTAAATTATATGAAAAGCAGCTGGGTTTGGTTGTCTCGGAAGTTGCAGGCCACCTTGACCTTCTTGAATCTGAAGGAAGAGTGTCAATAGATAAAGAGGAAGCAACTTTTTATTATCGCAGAACAGGAGTTGTAAGATGA
- a CDS encoding SDR family NAD(P)-dependent oxidoreductase, with product MNTLNGKVVLITGASGGLGARLAMDVAKKGAIPILTARREDQLKAVQETILKETNITAPYYILDVSNQETVDEVFSEILKEHPHIHILVNNAGYGIFEEFAESPWKNIEGMFSTNVLGLMACTRALLPHMLQRGSGHIVNIASQAGKISTPKSSVYAATKHAVLGFSNGLRLEVAHKGVYVTTINPGPIATDFFTLADQSGNYVKNVQKMMLQPSHVSEKIVKALERPVREINLPWWMNVGSTMYQVMPKLIETLGGKSFRQK from the coding sequence ATGAATACACTGAACGGAAAAGTCGTTTTGATCACAGGAGCATCGGGGGGACTTGGTGCCCGCCTTGCTATGGATGTTGCTAAAAAAGGGGCTATCCCCATCCTGACTGCAAGAAGAGAAGATCAGCTAAAAGCAGTACAGGAAACGATCTTAAAAGAAACCAATATCACGGCACCATACTACATACTGGATGTGTCAAACCAAGAAACCGTGGATGAGGTGTTCTCGGAGATTTTAAAAGAACATCCACACATACATATTTTAGTGAATAACGCTGGCTACGGTATCTTCGAAGAATTTGCCGAGTCACCTTGGAAGAATATTGAGGGTATGTTTTCAACGAACGTTCTCGGTTTAATGGCGTGTACGAGAGCACTTCTACCTCATATGCTTCAAAGAGGGAGCGGACACATCGTGAATATCGCTTCACAAGCCGGCAAGATCTCAACACCGAAATCAAGCGTGTATGCAGCTACTAAACATGCTGTTCTAGGTTTCTCAAACGGGTTGCGCCTCGAAGTTGCTCATAAGGGGGTCTACGTGACAACCATCAATCCGGGACCAATAGCGACAGATTTCTTTACGCTTGCGGACCAGTCAGGAAATTACGTAAAAAATGTTCAAAAAATGATGCTCCAGCCTTCCCATGTTTCCGAAAAAATCGTAAAGGCGTTGGAACGTCCTGTACGTGAGATTAATCTGCCTTGGTGGATGAATGTCGGGAGCACAATGTACCAAGTGATGCCAAAATTGATCGAAACATTAGGCGGAAAATCGTTTCGTCAAAAGTAG
- a CDS encoding YqzH family protein: protein MDRSLLRKMIVKALKDYLWEEEDCILTDTEWNELEEKILGQMSEVDQKEAVYTIIQDVVYEFFTNK, encoded by the coding sequence ATGGACCGCTCTTTGTTAAGAAAAATGATTGTAAAAGCGTTGAAAGATTACTTATGGGAAGAAGAAGATTGCATATTAACAGATACTGAATGGAATGAGCTTGAGGAGAAGATCCTGGGGCAGATGAGCGAAGTGGATCAGAAAGAGGCTGTTTATACTATCATTCAAGACGTTGTTTATGAATTTTTTACAAATAAATAA
- a CDS encoding DNA polymerase thumb domain-containing protein: protein MNYDEMPKRTILCMDMKSFYASCAAVRLGLNPLTCHLAVVGDTERQGSVVLAASPRLKADFGIRTGSRLFEIPKNKDIIIVNAQMAFFLERSMEITKLLHRYVPPESIHTYSVDESFLQADGTEKLWGTAQELAERIRRDIWREFGLPCAIGIGPNMLMSKLCLDLEAKKKGVAEWRYEDVETKLWPLAPLSQMWGIGSRVERTLNRMGIVKVGDLAHYPLELLEKKFGVMGNQLYYHAWGVDLSEIGAPILQGQISYGKSQILLRDYTDLNEIKHVILEMCEEVARRARRARKAGRTISFGLGYSKDEGGGGFHRSKSIDQPTNITMELYEVCLDLLRTFYQGETVRKISIALSNVSEDTETQLTLFSLDHPQKRKIGYVMDDIRQKHGSNSLLRAVSYTKGGTALYRSRLLGGHKA, encoded by the coding sequence ATGAACTATGATGAAATGCCAAAGCGCACCATCTTATGTATGGATATGAAAAGTTTTTATGCGAGCTGTGCTGCTGTGCGCTTAGGATTAAATCCGCTGACGTGTCATTTGGCAGTAGTAGGGGATACAGAACGGCAAGGCAGTGTCGTGCTTGCTGCTTCTCCGCGATTAAAAGCCGATTTTGGTATCCGAACAGGAAGCAGGCTTTTTGAAATCCCCAAAAATAAAGACATCATCATCGTAAACGCACAGATGGCTTTTTTTCTAGAGAGATCGATGGAGATCACGAAACTGCTGCACCGTTATGTTCCGCCTGAGTCCATACACACATACAGCGTAGATGAAAGTTTTCTTCAAGCCGATGGAACAGAAAAATTATGGGGAACCGCACAAGAACTCGCAGAAAGAATCCGCCGCGACATCTGGCGAGAGTTTGGATTACCGTGTGCAATCGGAATCGGTCCAAATATGCTCATGTCAAAGCTTTGTCTAGATCTAGAGGCAAAGAAAAAAGGCGTAGCCGAATGGCGATACGAAGATGTAGAAACGAAGCTATGGCCTCTAGCTCCTTTAAGTCAGATGTGGGGTATCGGATCGCGGGTGGAACGTACGCTGAACAGAATGGGGATTGTAAAAGTAGGTGATCTGGCACACTATCCGCTGGAGCTTTTAGAGAAAAAGTTTGGGGTTATGGGAAATCAGCTCTACTATCATGCATGGGGAGTGGATCTGTCTGAGATCGGAGCTCCTATTCTTCAAGGACAGATCAGCTATGGAAAGAGCCAGATCTTACTGCGAGATTACACAGATTTAAACGAGATTAAACATGTCATTTTAGAGATGTGTGAAGAGGTGGCAAGACGTGCTAGACGGGCAAGAAAAGCAGGAAGGACCATCAGCTTTGGATTAGGATACAGCAAAGATGAAGGAGGAGGAGGCTTCCACCGTTCCAAATCAATCGATCAGCCAACTAATATTACGATGGAGCTCTATGAAGTTTGTCTGGATTTGCTTCGGACTTTTTATCAGGGAGAGACGGTGCGCAAGATTTCAATCGCTCTTTCCAACGTCTCTGAAGATACAGAAACACAGCTTACTTTATTTTCTTTAGATCATCCACAAAAAAGAAAAATTGGCTATGTGATGGACGATATTCGGCAAAAACACGGCTCCAACTCTCTTTTGCGGGCTGTTTCCTATACAAAAGGAGGAACAGCTTTATACAGAAGCCGGCTTTTAGGCGGACATAAGGCATAG
- a CDS encoding YolD-like family protein: protein MIRDRGTIKWTAMMLPEHVKMLREHQDGLDYERKPELDEQKYEEFNETICVAMEENQTLKFTYFEKGRSAELKGQVHYVDEFKKELRVMDEADKMHILKVTEIMNIDYA from the coding sequence GTGATTCGTGACAGAGGCACTATTAAGTGGACGGCGATGATGCTGCCGGAACACGTGAAAATGTTAAGAGAACATCAGGACGGTCTGGATTACGAGCGAAAACCCGAACTAGATGAACAAAAGTACGAAGAATTTAATGAGACAATCTGTGTCGCGATGGAGGAGAATCAAACATTAAAGTTTACGTATTTTGAAAAAGGAAGAAGTGCTGAGCTTAAGGGGCAGGTTCATTACGTAGATGAATTCAAAAAGGAATTACGTGTGATGGATGAGGCCGATAAGATGCATATCCTAAAAGTCACGGAAATTATGAATATTGATTACGCATAA
- a CDS encoding ZIP family metal transporter codes for MEAALLGSVLSALATGFGALPVLFWSQVTHRFRDILLAFTAGIMVAASTFSLIPQALKLSNLTVLTIGITLGTLTLLVLERFVPHVDLDHSKIFKGIDSKAFLVIAAITLHNLPEGLSVGVSYASDNTGLGGLIAFAIGLQNAPEGMLVALFLIHQKMNRIKAFVIATLTGAVEIVTAMLGYLLTSYVENLVPYGLSFAAGAMLFIVYKELIPESHGDGHARSATLSFIAGLLIMIYLTQIFG; via the coding sequence ATGGAAGCTGCTCTACTAGGAAGTGTTTTATCTGCATTAGCAACCGGATTTGGTGCTTTGCCTGTTCTCTTCTGGTCACAGGTAACACACCGGTTCCGTGACATCTTGCTTGCCTTTACAGCAGGCATCATGGTCGCTGCATCTACTTTTAGCTTGATTCCTCAAGCTTTAAAATTATCAAACTTAACTGTGCTGACAATTGGGATTACACTCGGTACCTTAACACTATTGGTTTTAGAAAGATTCGTTCCGCATGTTGATCTCGATCATTCTAAAATCTTTAAAGGCATTGATTCAAAGGCTTTTCTTGTTATTGCTGCGATAACACTGCACAATTTACCTGAGGGACTTTCTGTTGGTGTCAGTTATGCGAGTGATAATACAGGACTGGGCGGTTTGATTGCATTCGCGATTGGTCTTCAGAACGCACCTGAGGGAATGCTTGTGGCACTTTTTTTGATTCATCAAAAGATGAACAGAATAAAAGCGTTCGTTATTGCAACGTTAACAGGTGCTGTTGAAATCGTCACCGCGATGCTTGGCTATCTTTTAACTTCGTATGTGGAGAACCTTGTGCCATATGGTCTTTCTTTTGCAGCCGGTGCTATGCTCTTTATCGTATACAAAGAGCTCATACCTGAAAGCCATGGAGACGGCCACGCGCGTTCTGCTACATTATCATTTATTGCGGGGCTATTGATCATGATCTACTTAACACAGATTTTCGGATGA
- a CDS encoding HPr family phosphocarrier protein, whose product MIVKATAPIYAERAAKLIELTGSFTESIYLKKGDRTADGKSFLGIIALSIYPDDPVEIICDPPSTQLKERILSSGLFSSCNS is encoded by the coding sequence GTGATAGTTAAGGCAACTGCACCTATTTATGCAGAGCGCGCAGCAAAACTTATTGAGCTAACAGGAAGCTTTACAGAATCTATCTATTTAAAAAAAGGGGATCGCACCGCTGATGGAAAAAGTTTTTTGGGCATTATTGCACTATCCATCTATCCAGACGATCCCGTTGAAATTATTTGTGATCCGCCTAGTACTCAACTAAAAGAAAGAATACTATCTTCTGGACTTTTCTCAAGCTGTAATTCATAA
- a CDS encoding TVP38/TMEM64 family protein: MKLTKKWLYIALFSVALIVFILWLQKNYKGFSPEEFRNWIMQWGWIAPFIFVVLYSVRPFVLFPSSIFAITSGLSFGFYWGCLYTYLGSLGGGLLTYYAINRLGRFKKSKQWKNEKYEKVRSKIEREGIRYVLILRLLPVLNFDLVSYLTSLTKVKFKDYAIATAIGIIPGTIAYTYLGTSMTSGSKEVVWIGTTLLFVIVGLPLIFKKKMKAKVGL, from the coding sequence ATGAAATTAACAAAAAAATGGCTATACATTGCTTTGTTTTCTGTAGCATTGATTGTGTTCATTCTGTGGCTGCAAAAAAATTATAAGGGATTCAGTCCTGAAGAATTTAGAAATTGGATCATGCAGTGGGGATGGATTGCTCCATTTATCTTCGTTGTCCTTTATTCAGTGCGGCCTTTTGTGTTATTTCCATCTTCCATTTTTGCTATAACAAGCGGTCTATCATTCGGTTTTTATTGGGGATGTCTATATACCTACCTAGGATCGCTTGGAGGGGGACTCCTAACTTATTATGCGATCAACCGCCTGGGCCGTTTTAAGAAAAGTAAACAATGGAAAAATGAAAAATATGAAAAAGTACGCAGCAAGATAGAAAGAGAAGGGATTCGTTATGTCCTAATATTGAGATTGTTGCCGGTTTTAAATTTTGATCTTGTCAGCTATTTAACATCATTAACAAAGGTGAAGTTTAAAGACTATGCGATTGCGACAGCAATTGGAATCATTCCAGGTACAATCGCTTATACGTATTTAGGGACATCAATGACATCGGGAAGCAAGGAAGTGGTGTGGATCGGAACAACCTTGCTGTTTGTCATTGTAGGTTTACCTCTAATCTTCAAAAAGAAAATGAAGGCAAAAGTAGGCTTATAA
- a CDS encoding HPr family phosphocarrier protein has product MKQICSRKVKVTAKYTVNKAIEIMQSAKKINSQLFLSKDGITVHASGLSQLVSFFLTLKEGDSFLYIVEGADAESAMSIISPQETVSQSL; this is encoded by the coding sequence ATGAAACAAATATGCTCAAGAAAAGTAAAAGTTACAGCAAAATATACAGTCAATAAAGCGATAGAAATTATGCAATCTGCTAAAAAAATTAACAGTCAGCTTTTTTTATCTAAAGACGGTATTACTGTCCACGCCTCTGGATTATCTCAGCTTGTTTCATTCTTCTTAACACTAAAAGAAGGAGATTCATTTCTTTATATCGTTGAAGGGGCTGATGCTGAGTCTGCCATGAGCATAATCTCACCGCAAGAAACTGTATCTCAATCGTTATAA
- a CDS encoding efflux RND transporter permease subunit, whose translation MNWLTKFSLKNPVAIFIFSFLLIVGGVFSFTNLKVDLLPNVEFPQLTVQTVYPGASPEDVNKQVTDKLETQLKQVEDVKSVKSSSLESVSIISMDFPFTANMDDVEDQVKSVISETDLPDDVEPEVSRFSFGTIPIYNISLFPEKEGENIQAFVNDELVSELKKIQGVNNVSVGGVKETFVSITLDKEKAKEAGVTLNSVKEAINGRAISFPAGTVTDDSITVPVRVEEAVDTVAELKEITISSSQGAPAQSPGGAENAPGPGAPGGAGGGAPGGQGAPAQTQAPQAPASLKLGDIAEIKETDDVSEITRYNQKASLSMAVTKKQDANTVEVAEKVIEVLNKKKYDDKLDYAIGFGQAEGIKDSVNTLVKEGLFGALFASLAVLIFLRNFRATIIAIISIPLSLLVSAIFLDRLDITLNIMTLGGMAVAVGRVVDDSIVVIENIFRRIRKTDGVYDRDELIIDSTREILKAIVSSTITTVVVFLPLGLVGGVTGEFFLPFALTVVFALLASLIVAVTIVPILAKYAFKKVKPEKNDGLLQRGYEKLIKASLNHKILVLFTSFILLGGSFFLATKLGMVFLPNEEQKTLTVNVELPASTNVTKTNEISLEVEDYLAKRDTIKDVTAGIGSRDFQTGLKRQNVANYFVNLKKEANVETELKELEKDIKAITDEKAEGTVISLQEVSSGGPPSNNEVNIDLYSNNLEDLQKAASQVEEYMKTLDSIKYVSNNFKDTQKQWAVSIDTEKAAEKGVSGFAVLGAVSDVTKPVEVGELTLDGNQKNVKVEYDESVKSLDEIKDLTVFGSSGPVKISDVADVSEKETVTGIQKLDGKIYAQVSAQVKGDNVQKVTQDVIKGVEDNVDLPASVSTEGGGGSEETMDTFKDLGLAMLVAIGLVYLTMLITFGRARIPFIILSSLLFVPVGAIGGLYLINEPLSVSAMIGILMLIGIVTTNAIVLVDRIGQNREIKGMPVREALLEAGKTRLRPILMTAFATIAALIPLALTTSSGTLISKGLAIVVIGGLTTSTLLTLIIVPVLYELFFRRQAKREKAKITS comes from the coding sequence ATGAACTGGCTAACGAAATTCAGTTTAAAAAACCCAGTAGCGATATTTATCTTTTCATTTTTGCTCATTGTTGGAGGGGTATTCTCGTTCACGAACTTAAAAGTGGATCTGCTTCCCAATGTTGAGTTTCCACAATTGACGGTTCAAACTGTCTATCCAGGAGCATCTCCTGAAGATGTAAACAAACAAGTAACAGACAAACTTGAAACTCAATTAAAGCAAGTAGAAGATGTAAAATCAGTAAAAAGTTCTTCCCTTGAAAGTGTTTCGATCATTAGTATGGACTTTCCTTTTACAGCGAATATGGATGATGTAGAGGATCAAGTAAAATCGGTCATTTCAGAAACAGATCTTCCAGATGATGTTGAACCTGAAGTAAGCCGCTTTTCATTTGGAACCATACCTATTTACAATATTTCTTTATTCCCTGAAAAAGAAGGAGAAAACATTCAAGCGTTTGTAAACGATGAATTGGTTTCAGAACTTAAAAAGATTCAAGGCGTTAACAACGTTTCTGTAGGCGGTGTAAAAGAAACATTCGTTTCTATTACATTAGATAAAGAAAAAGCCAAAGAAGCTGGAGTAACATTAAATTCAGTGAAAGAAGCGATCAACGGCCGTGCTATTTCATTCCCAGCAGGTACAGTAACAGATGACTCGATCACGGTTCCGGTTCGAGTTGAAGAAGCCGTAGACACGGTGGCTGAACTTAAAGAAATTACAATCTCCAGCAGCCAAGGAGCACCTGCTCAATCTCCTGGTGGAGCTGAAAATGCACCAGGTCCTGGTGCACCTGGTGGCGCTGGCGGTGGAGCACCTGGCGGACAAGGAGCGCCTGCTCAAACACAGGCTCCTCAAGCACCAGCCAGCTTAAAACTTGGTGACATTGCTGAAATTAAAGAAACAGATGATGTAAGTGAGATTACAAGATATAACCAAAAGGCTTCTCTATCTATGGCCGTCACGAAAAAGCAAGATGCAAACACGGTAGAAGTCGCTGAAAAAGTAATCGAAGTTCTTAACAAAAAGAAATACGATGATAAGTTAGATTACGCGATTGGATTCGGACAGGCGGAAGGCATCAAAGATTCCGTAAACACACTTGTTAAAGAGGGATTATTCGGTGCATTATTCGCTTCCCTAGCCGTTTTGATCTTCCTTAGAAACTTTAGAGCGACCATTATCGCAATTATCTCCATCCCGCTCTCATTGCTTGTTTCAGCTATCTTCTTAGACCGCCTTGATATCACCTTAAATATTATGACACTAGGCGGAATGGCTGTCGCAGTCGGGCGTGTTGTAGATGATAGCATCGTTGTTATTGAGAATATCTTTAGAAGGATCAGAAAAACAGATGGAGTCTATGACCGTGATGAACTGATTATCGACTCTACACGCGAGATCTTAAAAGCAATCGTGTCTTCCACGATTACAACCGTTGTTGTATTCTTGCCGCTCGGTTTAGTCGGCGGAGTAACGGGTGAGTTCTTCTTGCCATTCGCTTTAACGGTTGTGTTTGCGCTGTTAGCATCACTGATCGTTGCTGTTACAATTGTACCAATCCTAGCAAAATATGCATTTAAGAAAGTTAAACCAGAGAAAAATGATGGTCTGTTGCAGCGCGGTTATGAAAAACTAATTAAAGCTTCTCTGAACCATAAGATCCTTGTTCTCTTCACTTCATTTATTCTTTTAGGAGGATCCTTCTTCCTGGCAACAAAATTGGGAATGGTATTCCTTCCGAATGAAGAGCAGAAAACATTAACCGTTAACGTAGAATTGCCTGCGAGTACAAATGTCACAAAAACAAATGAAATCTCACTTGAGGTTGAAGATTATCTGGCTAAAAGAGACACGATAAAAGATGTTACAGCTGGTATTGGATCACGTGATTTCCAAACTGGCCTCAAACGTCAAAATGTTGCTAACTATTTTGTAAACCTTAAAAAAGAAGCAAACGTTGAAACAGAATTAAAAGAACTTGAAAAAGATATAAAAGCCATTACTGATGAAAAAGCAGAAGGAACCGTTATCAGCTTGCAAGAAGTTTCAAGCGGCGGACCTCCATCTAATAACGAAGTCAACATTGATTTATACTCAAACAACTTAGAAGATTTACAAAAGGCTGCAAGCCAGGTTGAAGAGTACATGAAGACTCTCGATTCGATCAAATATGTATCGAACAACTTTAAAGATACGCAAAAGCAATGGGCTGTTTCAATCGATACAGAAAAAGCAGCTGAAAAAGGCGTGTCAGGGTTTGCTGTTTTAGGAGCAGTTTCTGATGTAACGAAGCCTGTTGAAGTCGGTGAACTTACGTTAGATGGGAACCAAAAGAATGTAAAAGTTGAGTATGACGAATCTGTCAAATCTCTAGATGAAATTAAGGATCTTACTGTATTCGGTTCATCTGGCCCAGTAAAAATCTCAGACGTTGCTGATGTTTCTGAAAAAGAAACCGTAACAGGTATCCAGAAGCTTGATGGTAAGATATATGCTCAAGTCTCTGCACAAGTTAAAGGAGACAATGTTCAAAAGGTTACACAGGATGTTATCAAAGGCGTTGAAGATAATGTAGATCTTCCTGCTTCTGTGTCAACTGAAGGCGGCGGCGGAAGCGAAGAAACGATGGATACGTTTAAAGATCTCGGTCTTGCGATGCTTGTTGCTATCGGTCTCGTATACTTAACGATGCTGATTACCTTTGGTCGTGCTCGTATACCGTTTATCATCCTTTCTTCTCTCCTATTCGTTCCTGTCGGAGCAATCGGAGGACTATATTTAATCAATGAACCACTATCAGTAAGTGCGATGATTGGGATACTCATGCTGATTGGTATCGTTACAACGAATGCTATCGTATTAGTAGACCGTATCGGCCAGAACCGTGAAATTAAAGGGATGCCAGTACGTGAGGCTCTCTTAGAAGCAGGAAAAACCCGCTTACGGCCGATCTTAATGACAGCATTCGCGACCATTGCAGCATTAATTCCGCTTGCATTAACAACATCCTCTGGAACGCTGATTTCCAAAGGTCTAGCGATTGTTGTTATCGGAGGACTAACGACTTCTACTTTGTTAACATTGATTATCGTACCTGTCCTTTATGAATTATTCTTTAGAAGACAGGCAAAACGTGAAAAAGCTAAGATCACTTCATAA
- a CDS encoding PadR family transcriptional regulator → MALRYALLGLLAKNEATGYELTQQFKETVIHFWTAHHTQIYRELLKMEEEGLTQSKTVQQSDYPDKKIYTITDKGFEQLLEWMLNKPVNVPKLKDDLLLRVSMFHFIPTEKAIDFLEKSKEHHQMGLMMTKRWQEENFPKGTYEKNELGEYLTSEFGIRYMESWLSWCNWAIKVLKKKGES, encoded by the coding sequence ATGGCGTTAAGGTATGCGCTGTTAGGTTTATTGGCAAAAAATGAAGCAACAGGATATGAGCTTACACAGCAATTTAAAGAAACGGTTATTCATTTTTGGACAGCCCACCACACCCAGATCTATCGTGAACTATTGAAAATGGAAGAAGAAGGTCTAACTCAATCTAAAACGGTTCAGCAGAGTGATTATCCAGATAAAAAAATATATACGATCACCGATAAAGGGTTTGAACAGCTTCTTGAATGGATGCTGAACAAGCCTGTAAATGTCCCGAAACTGAAGGACGATCTGTTATTAAGAGTATCTATGTTTCACTTTATTCCTACAGAAAAAGCGATTGATTTTTTAGAGAAGAGTAAAGAACACCATCAGATGGGCCTAATGATGACGAAAAGATGGCAAGAGGAGAACTTTCCAAAAGGAACGTATGAAAAAAATGAACTTGGCGAGTATTTGACGAGTGAATTCGGCATTCGTTATATGGAAAGCTGGCTATCATGGTGTAACTGGGCAATTAAAGTTTTGAAGAAGAAAGGTGAGTCTTAA
- a CDS encoding iron-sulfur cluster biosynthesis family protein codes for MEIVFTDAALKRLEKKVQGKRGYLKLKHDTEGCGCVVSGVAALWLVDQTEDNDTKIETNGPDLYMEYNKAVFFDEKMTIDVTAGNHFALKSPAEMLNPSMKYYDKTKQNTGV; via the coding sequence ATGGAGATTGTATTCACAGATGCAGCATTAAAACGGTTAGAAAAAAAGGTGCAAGGGAAAAGAGGGTACTTAAAACTTAAGCATGATACAGAAGGTTGTGGGTGTGTTGTGAGTGGGGTCGCGGCCCTTTGGCTAGTTGATCAAACAGAGGATAATGACACGAAAATCGAGACGAATGGTCCCGACCTTTATATGGAATATAACAAAGCAGTTTTCTTTGATGAGAAAATGACGATCGATGTAACAGCTGGCAATCACTTCGCGTTAAAAAGCCCTGCAGAAATGTTAAATCCTTCAATGAAATATTACGATAAAACGAAACAAAACACGGGTGTGTAA
- a CDS encoding hydroxymethylglutaryl-CoA lyase: MDLPERVTLIEVGPRDGLQNEKNLIPVKNKIEFISLLKNAGFQEMELTSFVSPKWVPQMQDASVVIENCLDDLRNFVLAPNKKGIDLATESGVKHIAVFVGVSDAFNKKNINKTTEESMNELRPLIDELKRKGYFVRACISTSFYCPFEGKIDEHDVLKVCLEFEEMGVDELSVADTIGMANPSECYELFTLLKHHLRATTLLTAHFHDTRGMALANIFASLQAGIDRFDTSAGGLGGCPFAPGASGNVASEDVVYMLSQMGISTGIHLDKLLEAAAYISPLLSKPVASKQFNLVRNVPQH, from the coding sequence GTGGACTTACCTGAACGAGTCACACTTATCGAAGTTGGACCGCGGGATGGACTTCAAAACGAAAAGAATCTAATCCCCGTAAAAAACAAGATTGAATTCATTTCATTACTGAAGAATGCGGGGTTTCAAGAAATGGAGCTCACCTCATTTGTTTCGCCAAAATGGGTGCCTCAAATGCAAGACGCCTCCGTTGTTATTGAAAATTGCTTAGATGACCTGCGGAACTTTGTTCTGGCTCCTAACAAAAAGGGAATCGATTTAGCTACTGAATCAGGCGTGAAACATATCGCTGTGTTTGTTGGTGTAAGTGACGCATTCAATAAAAAAAATATCAACAAAACGACCGAAGAAAGTATGAATGAATTAAGACCTCTTATTGATGAATTGAAAAGGAAAGGGTATTTCGTAAGGGCTTGTATCTCTACAAGTTTCTATTGTCCTTTTGAAGGAAAAATCGATGAACACGATGTATTAAAAGTTTGCCTAGAATTTGAAGAAATGGGTGTAGATGAACTCAGTGTAGCTGACACGATCGGAATGGCTAATCCATCGGAGTGCTATGAATTGTTTACATTATTGAAGCATCATCTGCGTGCAACCACTCTGCTTACCGCTCATTTTCACGACACGCGTGGAATGGCACTTGCCAACATTTTTGCTAGTCTGCAAGCTGGGATTGACCGTTTTGATACTTCTGCCGGAGGGCTTGGCGGCTGCCCGTTTGCACCAGGCGCTTCTGGAAACGTTGCTTCTGAAGATGTAGTCTATATGCTATCTCAAATGGGCATTTCAACTGGTATTCACTTGGATAAACTGCTTGAAGCTGCAGCCTACATATCTCCGCTTCTTTCTAAGCCAGTTGCAAGCAAGCAATTTAACTTAGTAAGGAACGTTCCTCAGCATTAA